The following proteins come from a genomic window of Coregonus clupeaformis isolate EN_2021a chromosome 2, ASM2061545v1, whole genome shotgun sequence:
- the LOC121542625 gene encoding acidic leucine-rich nuclear phosphoprotein 32 family member E isoform X2: MEMEKRISLELRNKTPAEVAELVVDNCRSSDGEVEGLSDDYKELEFLSMVNVGLTSLAKLPSLPKLLKLEISDNMIVGGLDQLSEKCPNLTYLNLSGNKIKELSTVKPLQNLKNLKSLDLYSCEITTLEDYRESVFELLPQVTFLDGYDHEDNEVPDSEADDDDDDDHTAGPTRDGDDDEDEDDEGSEGEEVGLSYLMKDGIQDEEDDDDYVEEEEEEDGVGVQGEKRKRDTEDEGDDSDGDAD, encoded by the exons GTGGCTGAGCTGGTGGTGGACAACTGTCGGTCCAGTGATGGAGAGGTGGAAGGGCTGTCAGATGACTACAAGGAGCTGGAGTTTCTCAGCATGGTCAACGTGGGGCTCACCTCCCTGGCTAAGCTGCCCTCACTGCCCAAACTGCTCAAG CTGGAGATCAGTGATAACATGATCGTTGGAGGTCTGGACCAGCTGTCTGAGAAGTGTCCCAACCTGACCTACCTCAACCTGAGCGGGAACAAGATTAAGGAGCTCAGCACTGTGAAGCCTCTG CAAAATCTGAAGAACCTGAAGAGTCTGGACCTGTACAGCTGTGAGATCACCACtctggaggactacagggagagTGTCTTTGAGCTGCTGCCACAGGTCACCTTCCTGGACGGGTACGACCACGAAGACAACGAGGTGCCAGACTCAGAGGCTGACGATG ATGATGATGACGACCACACAGCCGGCCCCACCAGAGATGGGGAcgatgatgaggatgaggatgatgagggTTCAGAGGGCGAAGAGGTGGGACTGTCCTACCTGATGAAGGATGGCATTCAG GATGAGGAAGATGATGATGACTAtgttgaagaggaggaggaagaggatggagtAGGAGTCCAGGGAGAGAAACGGAAGAGGGACACAGAGGACGAGGGAGATGACAGCGATGGAGATGCCGActaa
- the LOC121542625 gene encoding acidic leucine-rich nuclear phosphoprotein 32 family member E isoform X1 has protein sequence MEMEKRISLELRNKTPAEVAELVVDNCRSSDGEVEGLSDDYKELEFLSMVNVGLTSLAKLPSLPKLLKLEISDNMIVGGLDQLSEKCPNLTYLNLSGNKIKELSTVKPLQNLKNLKSLDLYSCEITTLEDYRESVFELLPQVTFLDGYDHEDNEVPDSEADDDDNEGLDSEADDDDDDDHTAGPTRDGDDDEDEDDEGSEGEEVGLSYLMKDGIQDEEDDDDYVEEEEEEDGVGVQGEKRKRDTEDEGDDSDGDAD, from the exons GTGGCTGAGCTGGTGGTGGACAACTGTCGGTCCAGTGATGGAGAGGTGGAAGGGCTGTCAGATGACTACAAGGAGCTGGAGTTTCTCAGCATGGTCAACGTGGGGCTCACCTCCCTGGCTAAGCTGCCCTCACTGCCCAAACTGCTCAAG CTGGAGATCAGTGATAACATGATCGTTGGAGGTCTGGACCAGCTGTCTGAGAAGTGTCCCAACCTGACCTACCTCAACCTGAGCGGGAACAAGATTAAGGAGCTCAGCACTGTGAAGCCTCTG CAAAATCTGAAGAACCTGAAGAGTCTGGACCTGTACAGCTGTGAGATCACCACtctggaggactacagggagagTGTCTTTGAGCTGCTGCCACAGGTCACCTTCCTGGACGGGTACGACCACGAAGACAACGAGGTGCCAGACTCAGAGGCTGACGATG ATGACAACGAGGGTCTAGACTCAGAGGCTGACGATG ATGATGATGACGACCACACAGCCGGCCCCACCAGAGATGGGGAcgatgatgaggatgaggatgatgagggTTCAGAGGGCGAAGAGGTGGGACTGTCCTACCTGATGAAGGATGGCATTCAG GATGAGGAAGATGATGATGACTAtgttgaagaggaggaggaagaggatggagtAGGAGTCCAGGGAGAGAAACGGAAGAGGGACACAGAGGACGAGGGAGATGACAGCGATGGAGATGCCGActaa